The Prochlorococcus sp. MIT 1300 genome has a window encoding:
- a CDS encoding lactate dehydrogenase yields the protein MQTTTTNSKIDSSDAYKKTAPNQDFNKRRRLEIKRRQGLLTYRRERLERELHAIEICLTSLDKQLQKEHTYEQLSIYKT from the coding sequence ATGCAAACCACCACTACCAACTCAAAGATTGATTCATCAGATGCTTATAAAAAGACTGCACCAAATCAGGACTTCAATAAAAGACGAAGATTGGAAATAAAAAGGCGTCAAGGACTTTTAACCTATAGAAGAGAACGACTTGAAAGGGAATTACATGCAATAGAAATTTGCCTAACCTCATTAGACAAACAACTACAAAAAGAACATACATACGAACAATTATCAATCTATAAAACATAA